Proteins encoded in a region of the uncultured Paludibaculum sp. genome:
- a CDS encoding DUF4097 family beta strand repeat-containing protein, whose product MKTHLLTFAAILLAGSPAEASETRTVDRTLPVTAEVELDVVSNPGGVTVTAGSSAVVRIRATIKPLLKAVDLGLADANIQALAQNPPIEQTGNRIRIGYVSDPAFLRGVTIHFEIETPQATRVHAHTSSGRIQIDGIDGPALADSSSGGIEISNVTTGVVVKTSSGAVVIRKPGGPLSARTTSGGIQVVDAGATVDVETGSGRTELSQIRGGVRARTQSGSIRIDNVDGAVVATNHSGSIDVLQVSGSVQAETGSGAIQISQLRPAAITARARSGALKVELAKGQGYTLDAQSNSGKVSGPATTGADDIARPHQLKGQVGVGGPLVDLDTHSSRITIQ is encoded by the coding sequence ATGAAGACCCACCTTCTCACCTTCGCGGCAATTCTGCTCGCCGGTTCCCCTGCTGAGGCATCGGAAACGAGGACCGTCGACCGGACGCTCCCCGTAACGGCGGAGGTGGAACTCGACGTCGTCAGCAACCCCGGGGGCGTCACCGTCACCGCCGGTTCCTCTGCGGTGGTCCGGATTCGAGCCACCATCAAGCCGCTGCTGAAGGCAGTGGATCTTGGCCTCGCGGATGCCAACATACAAGCCCTCGCACAGAATCCGCCTATCGAGCAGACCGGCAACCGCATTCGCATCGGCTACGTCAGCGATCCGGCATTTCTAAGAGGCGTGACCATCCATTTTGAGATCGAGACACCCCAGGCAACCCGCGTTCACGCGCATACGTCGTCGGGAAGGATTCAGATCGATGGCATCGACGGGCCGGCTCTGGCCGATTCATCGTCGGGCGGCATCGAGATCAGCAATGTCACCACAGGCGTCGTCGTGAAGACTTCATCTGGAGCCGTTGTCATTCGCAAACCGGGCGGCCCCCTCTCCGCTCGCACCACTTCCGGCGGGATCCAGGTGGTGGATGCGGGAGCCACGGTGGACGTCGAAACCGGATCTGGACGAACGGAGCTCAGCCAGATTCGAGGCGGCGTCCGTGCCCGTACGCAATCCGGCAGCATCCGGATCGACAACGTGGACGGCGCGGTCGTCGCCACCAACCATTCCGGCAGCATCGACGTCCTTCAAGTCTCCGGTTCGGTCCAGGCGGAGACGGGCTCAGGGGCCATTCAGATCTCGCAACTCCGCCCGGCGGCCATCACGGCTCGCGCCAGATCGGGCGCCCTCAAAGTGGAACTGGCCAAGGGGCAAGGCTACACGCTCGACGCGCAGTCCAACTCTGGAAAGGTCTCCGGCCCCGCCACCACAGGAGCCGACGACATCGCGCGACCCCACCAGTTGAAGGGGCAAGTCGGCGTCGGCGGACCGCTGGTCGACCTGGACACCCACTCGTCGAGAATCACAATTCAATGA